One segment of Monomorium pharaonis isolate MP-MQ-018 chromosome 6, ASM1337386v2, whole genome shotgun sequence DNA contains the following:
- the LOC118646040 gene encoding uncharacterized protein LOC118646040 isoform X2 — protein sequence MCRVVNKCTFVITMVRYCAAKGCNVKEKQGIMLFRFPKEPERRAKWITIVNRVNWQPYSNSTLCELHFGEDQWEQTRVDGSRKLRASATIFRQSQSPLKDITNVIQSSASLSDLKTMEKEFVEESVEKSVKESVIEPVEESVKEIVDLKQQLELKEKELAALQTKHISMQKIADRVFKIYHNIKRQNETMKTKLKRLQCSYCRSSKLFAPKLHEDQLKALCSNTTRGRKWSIQSITDGLIYKMKWGTQGYSDFVKKYPIFPSVRTLQEAVEHMKFESGILEEVFDVIQCQIPHMTLHEIHCVVVLDEMAIKPGEMYDSSTKRIIGLCTFPGHIGLAKKALVIALAGITTRWKYAVAYYLTNKVDSEAKQTNCNFTGNALKDIISKVIVKAENIGLKVAAVISDMGSDNLSLWRACNIGYQNDEVRCTIPHPARLQDKLCIMPDPVHLFKNIRSMLERQKVIYLPESILHSLGLSYPIVEVKYLEELMRHEQKFEFKISKFTESSLQTKNNHFSTMKVSTPRSVICQRTVVGLNIYAKISENSKIATTAFFISLVDRWFAFVTNRSLKLALSKKNEDNYNKAIDHLKFTAYVFRYMKIGTKGHWKPVQTGLLMVVECLLFLQNYFLNEVGLSFLLLGRFTQDCLENLFSLLRFRQPVPYALHFKQNLKMITLSQLSNNTKKNTSYYNDDDTKKIEHNFLEFSKAIGISRQHEKDLNAFFETCAIKIPQVSDNQMHSIDEWEWPIIYDIAGSVVRSVKCINIKICDDCFKSVLWNGKKYHPYSIIVQMRSYTENSLLHVSDPCFKAIMKSEITFRHLKDTLTKAKDMNIVNFVVKELEYVWEGANIPLCHDITTKILKRFITMRLKMYGLKERKKHAEMNFERVYNSKTAARFAIIS from the exons ATGTGTCGTGTTGTAAATAAATGCACATTTGTAATCACG ATGGTGAGGTACTGTGCAGCTAAAGGGTGTaacgtaaaagaaaaacaaggtataatgttatttcgatTTCCCAAAGAACCAGAAAGACGTGCGAAATGGATTACAATAGTAAACCGTGTGAATTGGCAACCTTATTCAAATAGCACACTTTGCGAA CTTCATTTTGGCGAAGATCAGTGGGAGCAGACGAGAGTCGATGGTTCAAGAAAATTACG TGCTTCTGCAACTATCTTTCGTCAATCACAAAGTCCCTTAAAGGACATTACTAat GTAATACAGTCGTCAGCATCTTTATCAGATTTAAAGACCATGGAAAAAGAATTTGTGGAAGAGTCTGTGGAAAAATCTGTGAAAGAATCTGTGATAGAACCTGTGGAAGAATCTGTAAAAGAAATTGTGGATTTGAAACAGCAATTagagttaaaagaaaaagaattagcTGCACTCCAGACAAAACATATTTCCATGCAGAAAATAGCAGATAGAGTTTTCAAGATTTACCACAATATCAAGAGGCAAAATGAAACAATGAAAACAAAACTTAAAAGACTTCAATGTTCCTATTGTCGCAGTTCTAAATTATTCGCTCCAAAATTGCATGAAGATCAATTGAAGGCTTTATGTTCAAACACTACTAGAGGAAGAAAATGGAGCATTCAAAGCATTACAGATGGATTAATTTACAAGATGAAATGGGGCACACAAGGTTACTCGGACTTCGTTAAGAAATATCCTATTTTTCCTTCAGTTAGAACACTTCAAGAAGCAGTTGAACATATGAAGTTTGAGTCAGGTATTCTGGAAGAAGTATTTGACGTAATTCAGTGTCAAATTCCACATATGACACTTCATGAAATACACTGCGTGGTAGTATTGGATGAAATGGCTATTAAGCCTGGTGAGATGTATGACTCTTCCACTAAAAGAATCATCGGATTATGTACGTTTCCTGGGCACATCGGTCTTGCAAAGAAAGCATTAGTCATTGCATTAGCAGGAATCACTACTCGGTGGAAGTATGCTGTagcatattatttaacaaacaaGGTTGATTCTGAAGCAAAACAAACAAACTGTAATTTTACAGGAAATGCATTAAAAGACATAATCAGTAAAGTCATTGTGAAAGCAGAGAACATCGGCTTGAAAGTTGCTGCTGTGATTTCAGATATGGGATCTGACAATTTATCTTTATGGAGGGCTTGTAATATTGGATATCAAAATGATGAAGTGAGGTGCACCATCCCTCATCCAGCTCGACTACAAGACAAGTTATGTATTATGCCTGATCctgttcatttatttaaaaatatccgtTCTATGTTAGAAAGGCAGAAAGTGATTTATTTGCCTGAGTCAATTTTACACTCTCTAGGTCTCAGTTATCCTATTGTAGAAGTTAAATACTTAGAAGAATTAATGCGTCATGAACAAAAGTTTGAATTTAAGATCAGCAAATTCACAGAATCCAGCCTTCAGACGAAGAATAATCACTTCTCCACGATGAAAGTTTCTACACCAAGGTCTGTTATTTGTCAAAGAACAGTAGTTGGCCTCAATATTTATGCAAAGATCTcagaaaattcaaaaattgctACTACAGCTTTCTTCATTTCCCTTGTTGATCGTTGGTTTGCTTTTGTCACTAACAGAAGTTTAAAGCTCGCTCTCAGtaagaaaaatgaagataattataacaaagCTATTGATCATCTTAAATTCACAGCCTATGTATTCCGATATATGAAGATTGGCACAAAAGGTCATTGGAAACCGGTCCAGACAGGACTACTCATGGTAGTTGAATGCTTATTGTTCCTGCAGAATTATTTCTTGAATGAAGTTGGTCTTTCCTTTTTGTTACTAGGCCGCTTTACTCAAGATTGCCTCGAAAATCTATTCTCTCTTCTGCGCTTCAGACAACCTGTTCCCTACGCTCTccatttcaaacaaaatttgaaaatgattACTTTGTCACAGTTATCCAACAACACCAAAAAAAACACAAGCTATTATAATGACGATGATACTAAAAAAATCGAGCATAATTTCTTGGAGTTTTCTAAAGCTATAGGAATCTCACGACAGCATGAGAAAGATTTGAACGCATTTTTCGAAACATGTGCCATTAAAATCCCACAGGTGTCTGACAATCAGATGCACAGCATTGATGAATGGGAGTGGCCAATAATATATGACATAGCTGGATCTGTTGTACGTagtgttaaatgtataaacataaaaatttgcgATGACTGCTTTAAAAGTGTTCTTTGGAACGGTAAAAAGTATCATCCTTATTCCATTATTGTTCAAATGAGAAGCTATACAGAGAATAGTCTTTTGCATGTGTCAGATCCCTGTTTTAAAGCCATCATGAAGTCTGAAATTACTTTCCGCCATCTGAAAGACACACTTACTAAAGCTAAAGATATGAACATTGTGAACTTTGTAGTAAAAGAGCTAGAGTATGTATGGGAAGGAGCAAATATACCTCTCTGCCATGATATTACTACCAAAATCCTGAAGAGGTTTATTACAATGCGATTGAAAATGTATGgattgaaagaaagaaaaaaacatgcTGAAATGAATTTTGAACGTGTTTATAACAGTAAGACTGCAGCCAGGTTTGCTATCATTTCCTGA
- the LOC118646040 gene encoding uncharacterized protein LOC118646040 isoform X1: protein MCRVVNKCTFVITMVRYCAAKGCNVKEKQGIMLFRFPKEPERRAKWITIVNRVNWQPYSNSTLCELHFGEDQWEQTRVDGSRKLRYSAIPSLLLSKENSSPVPSVSFIDKHNYCSLSSASATIFRQSQSPLKDITNVIQSSASLSDLKTMEKEFVEESVEKSVKESVIEPVEESVKEIVDLKQQLELKEKELAALQTKHISMQKIADRVFKIYHNIKRQNETMKTKLKRLQCSYCRSSKLFAPKLHEDQLKALCSNTTRGRKWSIQSITDGLIYKMKWGTQGYSDFVKKYPIFPSVRTLQEAVEHMKFESGILEEVFDVIQCQIPHMTLHEIHCVVVLDEMAIKPGEMYDSSTKRIIGLCTFPGHIGLAKKALVIALAGITTRWKYAVAYYLTNKVDSEAKQTNCNFTGNALKDIISKVIVKAENIGLKVAAVISDMGSDNLSLWRACNIGYQNDEVRCTIPHPARLQDKLCIMPDPVHLFKNIRSMLERQKVIYLPESILHSLGLSYPIVEVKYLEELMRHEQKFEFKISKFTESSLQTKNNHFSTMKVSTPRSVICQRTVVGLNIYAKISENSKIATTAFFISLVDRWFAFVTNRSLKLALSKKNEDNYNKAIDHLKFTAYVFRYMKIGTKGHWKPVQTGLLMVVECLLFLQNYFLNEVGLSFLLLGRFTQDCLENLFSLLRFRQPVPYALHFKQNLKMITLSQLSNNTKKNTSYYNDDDTKKIEHNFLEFSKAIGISRQHEKDLNAFFETCAIKIPQVSDNQMHSIDEWEWPIIYDIAGSVVRSVKCINIKICDDCFKSVLWNGKKYHPYSIIVQMRSYTENSLLHVSDPCFKAIMKSEITFRHLKDTLTKAKDMNIVNFVVKELEYVWEGANIPLCHDITTKILKRFITMRLKMYGLKERKKHAEMNFERVYNSKTAARFAIIS, encoded by the exons ATGTGTCGTGTTGTAAATAAATGCACATTTGTAATCACG ATGGTGAGGTACTGTGCAGCTAAAGGGTGTaacgtaaaagaaaaacaaggtataatgttatttcgatTTCCCAAAGAACCAGAAAGACGTGCGAAATGGATTACAATAGTAAACCGTGTGAATTGGCAACCTTATTCAAATAGCACACTTTGCGAA CTTCATTTTGGCGAAGATCAGTGGGAGCAGACGAGAGTCGATGGTTCAAGAAAATTACGGTATTCAGCTATTCCATCACTATTACTTTCAAAAGAAAACTCTTCGCCTGTCCCGTCCGTCTCTTTTATTGATAAACATAACTACTGTTCCTTATCCAGTGCTTCTGCAACTATCTTTCGTCAATCACAAAGTCCCTTAAAGGACATTACTAat GTAATACAGTCGTCAGCATCTTTATCAGATTTAAAGACCATGGAAAAAGAATTTGTGGAAGAGTCTGTGGAAAAATCTGTGAAAGAATCTGTGATAGAACCTGTGGAAGAATCTGTAAAAGAAATTGTGGATTTGAAACAGCAATTagagttaaaagaaaaagaattagcTGCACTCCAGACAAAACATATTTCCATGCAGAAAATAGCAGATAGAGTTTTCAAGATTTACCACAATATCAAGAGGCAAAATGAAACAATGAAAACAAAACTTAAAAGACTTCAATGTTCCTATTGTCGCAGTTCTAAATTATTCGCTCCAAAATTGCATGAAGATCAATTGAAGGCTTTATGTTCAAACACTACTAGAGGAAGAAAATGGAGCATTCAAAGCATTACAGATGGATTAATTTACAAGATGAAATGGGGCACACAAGGTTACTCGGACTTCGTTAAGAAATATCCTATTTTTCCTTCAGTTAGAACACTTCAAGAAGCAGTTGAACATATGAAGTTTGAGTCAGGTATTCTGGAAGAAGTATTTGACGTAATTCAGTGTCAAATTCCACATATGACACTTCATGAAATACACTGCGTGGTAGTATTGGATGAAATGGCTATTAAGCCTGGTGAGATGTATGACTCTTCCACTAAAAGAATCATCGGATTATGTACGTTTCCTGGGCACATCGGTCTTGCAAAGAAAGCATTAGTCATTGCATTAGCAGGAATCACTACTCGGTGGAAGTATGCTGTagcatattatttaacaaacaaGGTTGATTCTGAAGCAAAACAAACAAACTGTAATTTTACAGGAAATGCATTAAAAGACATAATCAGTAAAGTCATTGTGAAAGCAGAGAACATCGGCTTGAAAGTTGCTGCTGTGATTTCAGATATGGGATCTGACAATTTATCTTTATGGAGGGCTTGTAATATTGGATATCAAAATGATGAAGTGAGGTGCACCATCCCTCATCCAGCTCGACTACAAGACAAGTTATGTATTATGCCTGATCctgttcatttatttaaaaatatccgtTCTATGTTAGAAAGGCAGAAAGTGATTTATTTGCCTGAGTCAATTTTACACTCTCTAGGTCTCAGTTATCCTATTGTAGAAGTTAAATACTTAGAAGAATTAATGCGTCATGAACAAAAGTTTGAATTTAAGATCAGCAAATTCACAGAATCCAGCCTTCAGACGAAGAATAATCACTTCTCCACGATGAAAGTTTCTACACCAAGGTCTGTTATTTGTCAAAGAACAGTAGTTGGCCTCAATATTTATGCAAAGATCTcagaaaattcaaaaattgctACTACAGCTTTCTTCATTTCCCTTGTTGATCGTTGGTTTGCTTTTGTCACTAACAGAAGTTTAAAGCTCGCTCTCAGtaagaaaaatgaagataattataacaaagCTATTGATCATCTTAAATTCACAGCCTATGTATTCCGATATATGAAGATTGGCACAAAAGGTCATTGGAAACCGGTCCAGACAGGACTACTCATGGTAGTTGAATGCTTATTGTTCCTGCAGAATTATTTCTTGAATGAAGTTGGTCTTTCCTTTTTGTTACTAGGCCGCTTTACTCAAGATTGCCTCGAAAATCTATTCTCTCTTCTGCGCTTCAGACAACCTGTTCCCTACGCTCTccatttcaaacaaaatttgaaaatgattACTTTGTCACAGTTATCCAACAACACCAAAAAAAACACAAGCTATTATAATGACGATGATACTAAAAAAATCGAGCATAATTTCTTGGAGTTTTCTAAAGCTATAGGAATCTCACGACAGCATGAGAAAGATTTGAACGCATTTTTCGAAACATGTGCCATTAAAATCCCACAGGTGTCTGACAATCAGATGCACAGCATTGATGAATGGGAGTGGCCAATAATATATGACATAGCTGGATCTGTTGTACGTagtgttaaatgtataaacataaaaatttgcgATGACTGCTTTAAAAGTGTTCTTTGGAACGGTAAAAAGTATCATCCTTATTCCATTATTGTTCAAATGAGAAGCTATACAGAGAATAGTCTTTTGCATGTGTCAGATCCCTGTTTTAAAGCCATCATGAAGTCTGAAATTACTTTCCGCCATCTGAAAGACACACTTACTAAAGCTAAAGATATGAACATTGTGAACTTTGTAGTAAAAGAGCTAGAGTATGTATGGGAAGGAGCAAATATACCTCTCTGCCATGATATTACTACCAAAATCCTGAAGAGGTTTATTACAATGCGATTGAAAATGTATGgattgaaagaaagaaaaaaacatgcTGAAATGAATTTTGAACGTGTTTATAACAGTAAGACTGCAGCCAGGTTTGCTATCATTTCCTGA
- the LOC118646040 gene encoding uncharacterized protein LOC118646040 isoform X3 has translation MCRVVNKCTFVITMVRYCAAKGCNVKEKQGIMLFRFPKEPERRAKWITIVNRVNWQPYSNSTLCELHFGEDQWEQTRVDGSRKLRYSAIPSLLLSKENSSPVPSVSFIDKHNYCSLSSASATIFRQSQSPLKDITNVIQSSASLSDLKTMEKEFVEESVEKSVKESVIEPVEESVKEIVDLKQQLELKEKELAALQTKHISMQKIADRVFKIYHNIKRQNETMKTKLKRLQCSYCRSSKLFAPKLHEDQLKALCSNTTRGRKWSIQSITDGLIYKMKWGTQGYSDFVKKYPIFPSVRTLQEAVEHMKFESGILEEVFDVIQCQIPHMTLHEIHCVVVLDEMAIKPGEMYDSSTKRIIGLCTFPGHIGLAKKALVIALAGITTRWKYAVAYYLTNKVDSEAKQTNCNFTGNALKDIISKVIVKAENIGLKVAAVISDMGSDNLSLWRACNIGYQNDEVRCTIPHPARLQDKLCIMPDPVHLFKNIRSMLERQKVIYLPESILHSLGLSYPIVEVKYLEELMRHEQKFEFKISKFTESSLQTKNNHFSTMKVSTPSLCIPIYEDWHKRSLETGPDRTTHGRFTQDCLENLFSLLRFRQPVPYALHFKQNLKMITLSQLSNNTKKNTSYYNDDDTKKIEHNFLEFSKAIGISRQHEKDLNAFFETCAIKIPQVSDNQMHSIDEWEWPIIYDIAGSVVRSVKCINIKICDDCFKSVLWNGKKYHPYSIIVQMRSYTENSLLHVSDPCFKAIMKSEITFRHLKDTLTKAKDMNIVNFVVKELEYVWEGANIPLCHDITTKILKRFITMRLKMYGLKERKKHAEMNFERVYNSKTAARFAIIS, from the exons ATGTGTCGTGTTGTAAATAAATGCACATTTGTAATCACG ATGGTGAGGTACTGTGCAGCTAAAGGGTGTaacgtaaaagaaaaacaaggtataatgttatttcgatTTCCCAAAGAACCAGAAAGACGTGCGAAATGGATTACAATAGTAAACCGTGTGAATTGGCAACCTTATTCAAATAGCACACTTTGCGAA CTTCATTTTGGCGAAGATCAGTGGGAGCAGACGAGAGTCGATGGTTCAAGAAAATTACGGTATTCAGCTATTCCATCACTATTACTTTCAAAAGAAAACTCTTCGCCTGTCCCGTCCGTCTCTTTTATTGATAAACATAACTACTGTTCCTTATCCAGTGCTTCTGCAACTATCTTTCGTCAATCACAAAGTCCCTTAAAGGACATTACTAat GTAATACAGTCGTCAGCATCTTTATCAGATTTAAAGACCATGGAAAAAGAATTTGTGGAAGAGTCTGTGGAAAAATCTGTGAAAGAATCTGTGATAGAACCTGTGGAAGAATCTGTAAAAGAAATTGTGGATTTGAAACAGCAATTagagttaaaagaaaaagaattagcTGCACTCCAGACAAAACATATTTCCATGCAGAAAATAGCAGATAGAGTTTTCAAGATTTACCACAATATCAAGAGGCAAAATGAAACAATGAAAACAAAACTTAAAAGACTTCAATGTTCCTATTGTCGCAGTTCTAAATTATTCGCTCCAAAATTGCATGAAGATCAATTGAAGGCTTTATGTTCAAACACTACTAGAGGAAGAAAATGGAGCATTCAAAGCATTACAGATGGATTAATTTACAAGATGAAATGGGGCACACAAGGTTACTCGGACTTCGTTAAGAAATATCCTATTTTTCCTTCAGTTAGAACACTTCAAGAAGCAGTTGAACATATGAAGTTTGAGTCAGGTATTCTGGAAGAAGTATTTGACGTAATTCAGTGTCAAATTCCACATATGACACTTCATGAAATACACTGCGTGGTAGTATTGGATGAAATGGCTATTAAGCCTGGTGAGATGTATGACTCTTCCACTAAAAGAATCATCGGATTATGTACGTTTCCTGGGCACATCGGTCTTGCAAAGAAAGCATTAGTCATTGCATTAGCAGGAATCACTACTCGGTGGAAGTATGCTGTagcatattatttaacaaacaaGGTTGATTCTGAAGCAAAACAAACAAACTGTAATTTTACAGGAAATGCATTAAAAGACATAATCAGTAAAGTCATTGTGAAAGCAGAGAACATCGGCTTGAAAGTTGCTGCTGTGATTTCAGATATGGGATCTGACAATTTATCTTTATGGAGGGCTTGTAATATTGGATATCAAAATGATGAAGTGAGGTGCACCATCCCTCATCCAGCTCGACTACAAGACAAGTTATGTATTATGCCTGATCctgttcatttatttaaaaatatccgtTCTATGTTAGAAAGGCAGAAAGTGATTTATTTGCCTGAGTCAATTTTACACTCTCTAGGTCTCAGTTATCCTATTGTAGAAGTTAAATACTTAGAAGAATTAATGCGTCATGAACAAAAGTTTGAATTTAAGATCAGCAAATTCACAGAATCCAGCCTTCAGACGAAGAATAATCACTTCTCCACGATGAAAGTTTCTACACCAAG CCTATGTATTCCGATATATGAAGATTGGCACAAAAGGTCATTGGAAACCGGTCCAGACAGGACTACTCATG GCCGCTTTACTCAAGATTGCCTCGAAAATCTATTCTCTCTTCTGCGCTTCAGACAACCTGTTCCCTACGCTCTccatttcaaacaaaatttgaaaatgattACTTTGTCACAGTTATCCAACAACACCAAAAAAAACACAAGCTATTATAATGACGATGATACTAAAAAAATCGAGCATAATTTCTTGGAGTTTTCTAAAGCTATAGGAATCTCACGACAGCATGAGAAAGATTTGAACGCATTTTTCGAAACATGTGCCATTAAAATCCCACAGGTGTCTGACAATCAGATGCACAGCATTGATGAATGGGAGTGGCCAATAATATATGACATAGCTGGATCTGTTGTACGTagtgttaaatgtataaacataaaaatttgcgATGACTGCTTTAAAAGTGTTCTTTGGAACGGTAAAAAGTATCATCCTTATTCCATTATTGTTCAAATGAGAAGCTATACAGAGAATAGTCTTTTGCATGTGTCAGATCCCTGTTTTAAAGCCATCATGAAGTCTGAAATTACTTTCCGCCATCTGAAAGACACACTTACTAAAGCTAAAGATATGAACATTGTGAACTTTGTAGTAAAAGAGCTAGAGTATGTATGGGAAGGAGCAAATATACCTCTCTGCCATGATATTACTACCAAAATCCTGAAGAGGTTTATTACAATGCGATTGAAAATGTATGgattgaaagaaagaaaaaaacatgcTGAAATGAATTTTGAACGTGTTTATAACAGTAAGACTGCAGCCAGGTTTGCTATCATTTCCTGA
- the LOC118646040 gene encoding uncharacterized protein LOC118646040 isoform X4, with protein sequence MEKEFVEESVEKSVKESVIEPVEESVKEIVDLKQQLELKEKELAALQTKHISMQKIADRVFKIYHNIKRQNETMKTKLKRLQCSYCRSSKLFAPKLHEDQLKALCSNTTRGRKWSIQSITDGLIYKMKWGTQGYSDFVKKYPIFPSVRTLQEAVEHMKFESGILEEVFDVIQCQIPHMTLHEIHCVVVLDEMAIKPGEMYDSSTKRIIGLCTFPGHIGLAKKALVIALAGITTRWKYAVAYYLTNKVDSEAKQTNCNFTGNALKDIISKVIVKAENIGLKVAAVISDMGSDNLSLWRACNIGYQNDEVRCTIPHPARLQDKLCIMPDPVHLFKNIRSMLERQKVIYLPESILHSLGLSYPIVEVKYLEELMRHEQKFEFKISKFTESSLQTKNNHFSTMKVSTPRSVICQRTVVGLNIYAKISENSKIATTAFFISLVDRWFAFVTNRSLKLALSKKNEDNYNKAIDHLKFTAYVFRYMKIGTKGHWKPVQTGLLMVVECLLFLQNYFLNEVGLSFLLLGRFTQDCLENLFSLLRFRQPVPYALHFKQNLKMITLSQLSNNTKKNTSYYNDDDTKKIEHNFLEFSKAIGISRQHEKDLNAFFETCAIKIPQVSDNQMHSIDEWEWPIIYDIAGSVVRSVKCINIKICDDCFKSVLWNGKKYHPYSIIVQMRSYTENSLLHVSDPCFKAIMKSEITFRHLKDTLTKAKDMNIVNFVVKELEYVWEGANIPLCHDITTKILKRFITMRLKMYGLKERKKHAEMNFERVYNSKTAARFAIIS encoded by the coding sequence ATGGAAAAAGAATTTGTGGAAGAGTCTGTGGAAAAATCTGTGAAAGAATCTGTGATAGAACCTGTGGAAGAATCTGTAAAAGAAATTGTGGATTTGAAACAGCAATTagagttaaaagaaaaagaattagcTGCACTCCAGACAAAACATATTTCCATGCAGAAAATAGCAGATAGAGTTTTCAAGATTTACCACAATATCAAGAGGCAAAATGAAACAATGAAAACAAAACTTAAAAGACTTCAATGTTCCTATTGTCGCAGTTCTAAATTATTCGCTCCAAAATTGCATGAAGATCAATTGAAGGCTTTATGTTCAAACACTACTAGAGGAAGAAAATGGAGCATTCAAAGCATTACAGATGGATTAATTTACAAGATGAAATGGGGCACACAAGGTTACTCGGACTTCGTTAAGAAATATCCTATTTTTCCTTCAGTTAGAACACTTCAAGAAGCAGTTGAACATATGAAGTTTGAGTCAGGTATTCTGGAAGAAGTATTTGACGTAATTCAGTGTCAAATTCCACATATGACACTTCATGAAATACACTGCGTGGTAGTATTGGATGAAATGGCTATTAAGCCTGGTGAGATGTATGACTCTTCCACTAAAAGAATCATCGGATTATGTACGTTTCCTGGGCACATCGGTCTTGCAAAGAAAGCATTAGTCATTGCATTAGCAGGAATCACTACTCGGTGGAAGTATGCTGTagcatattatttaacaaacaaGGTTGATTCTGAAGCAAAACAAACAAACTGTAATTTTACAGGAAATGCATTAAAAGACATAATCAGTAAAGTCATTGTGAAAGCAGAGAACATCGGCTTGAAAGTTGCTGCTGTGATTTCAGATATGGGATCTGACAATTTATCTTTATGGAGGGCTTGTAATATTGGATATCAAAATGATGAAGTGAGGTGCACCATCCCTCATCCAGCTCGACTACAAGACAAGTTATGTATTATGCCTGATCctgttcatttatttaaaaatatccgtTCTATGTTAGAAAGGCAGAAAGTGATTTATTTGCCTGAGTCAATTTTACACTCTCTAGGTCTCAGTTATCCTATTGTAGAAGTTAAATACTTAGAAGAATTAATGCGTCATGAACAAAAGTTTGAATTTAAGATCAGCAAATTCACAGAATCCAGCCTTCAGACGAAGAATAATCACTTCTCCACGATGAAAGTTTCTACACCAAGGTCTGTTATTTGTCAAAGAACAGTAGTTGGCCTCAATATTTATGCAAAGATCTcagaaaattcaaaaattgctACTACAGCTTTCTTCATTTCCCTTGTTGATCGTTGGTTTGCTTTTGTCACTAACAGAAGTTTAAAGCTCGCTCTCAGtaagaaaaatgaagataattataacaaagCTATTGATCATCTTAAATTCACAGCCTATGTATTCCGATATATGAAGATTGGCACAAAAGGTCATTGGAAACCGGTCCAGACAGGACTACTCATGGTAGTTGAATGCTTATTGTTCCTGCAGAATTATTTCTTGAATGAAGTTGGTCTTTCCTTTTTGTTACTAGGCCGCTTTACTCAAGATTGCCTCGAAAATCTATTCTCTCTTCTGCGCTTCAGACAACCTGTTCCCTACGCTCTccatttcaaacaaaatttgaaaatgattACTTTGTCACAGTTATCCAACAACACCAAAAAAAACACAAGCTATTATAATGACGATGATACTAAAAAAATCGAGCATAATTTCTTGGAGTTTTCTAAAGCTATAGGAATCTCACGACAGCATGAGAAAGATTTGAACGCATTTTTCGAAACATGTGCCATTAAAATCCCACAGGTGTCTGACAATCAGATGCACAGCATTGATGAATGGGAGTGGCCAATAATATATGACATAGCTGGATCTGTTGTACGTagtgttaaatgtataaacataaaaatttgcgATGACTGCTTTAAAAGTGTTCTTTGGAACGGTAAAAAGTATCATCCTTATTCCATTATTGTTCAAATGAGAAGCTATACAGAGAATAGTCTTTTGCATGTGTCAGATCCCTGTTTTAAAGCCATCATGAAGTCTGAAATTACTTTCCGCCATCTGAAAGACACACTTACTAAAGCTAAAGATATGAACATTGTGAACTTTGTAGTAAAAGAGCTAGAGTATGTATGGGAAGGAGCAAATATACCTCTCTGCCATGATATTACTACCAAAATCCTGAAGAGGTTTATTACAATGCGATTGAAAATGTATGgattgaaagaaagaaaaaaacatgcTGAAATGAATTTTGAACGTGTTTATAACAGTAAGACTGCAGCCAGGTTTGCTATCATTTCCTGA